One Heteronotia binoei isolate CCM8104 ecotype False Entrance Well chromosome 20, APGP_CSIRO_Hbin_v1, whole genome shotgun sequence DNA segment encodes these proteins:
- the SRL gene encoding sarcalumenin: MRGPGLFCCCCCCLALLLLLGTAEEAEDARETALRDRSHIENTLKLKEDKPIDDYSATLQRLRKIYHSSIKPLEQSYKYNELRQHEITAYPGRTLGSSATDGEITSKPMVLFLGPWSVGKSTMINYLLGLDDTPYQLYTGAEPTTSEFTVIMHGPKLKTIEGIVMAADSARSFSPLEKFGQNFLEKLIGIEVPHKLLERVTFVDTPGIIENRKQQERGYPFNDVCQWFIDRADLIFVVFDPTKLDVGLELEMLFRQLKGRESQIRIILNKADSLATQELMRVYGALFWSLAPLINVTEPPRVYVSSFWAQDYQPDTHRDLFLKEEISLLEDLNQVIENRLENKIAFIRQHAIRVRIHALLVDRYLQTYKDKMTFFSDGELVFKDIVEDPDKFYIFKSILAKTNVSKFDLPNREAYKDFFGINPISSFKLLAQQCSYMGGCFLEKIERAITHDLPDLLGSVGLGKKPSVLSCDTTGCGETPKNRYKKH, translated from the exons AAGAAGCAGAGGACGCCAGGGAAACTGCCTTGAGGGATCGCTCCCATATCGAGAACACCTTGAAGCTGAAAGAGGATAAGCCCATCGATGACTACTCAG CCACCCTGCAGCGCCTGAGGAAGATCTACCACAGCTCCATCAAGCCCTTGGAACAGTCCTACAAGTACAATGAGCTGCGGCAGCATGAGATCACGG CTTACCCTGGACGCACCTTGGGCTCTTCAGCCACAG ATGGAGAGATCACTTCCAAGCCAATGGTGCTGTTCCTGGGGCCGTGGAGCGTTGGCAAATCCACCATGATTAACTATCTGCTGGGACTGGACGACACTCCTTATCAGCTCTACACAG GAGCAGAGCCGACCACCTCAGAGTTCACTGTCATCATGCACGGCCCCAAGCTGAAGACCATCGAAGGGATTGTCATGGCTGCTGACAGCGCTCGCTCCTTCTCCCCACTTGAGAAGTTTGGACAGAACTTTCTGGAGAAGCTGATCGGGATTGAGGTCCCACATAAGCTTTTGGAGAGGGTGACCTTCGTGGACACCCCTGGGATCATTGAGAACCGGAAGCAGCAGGAGCGAG GGTACCCATTCAATGACGTCTGCCAGTGGTTCATCGACAGAGCTGACCTCATTTTTGTGGTGTTTGACCCCACCAAGCTGGACGTGGGGCTGGAGCTGGAGATGCTGTTTCGCCAGCTGAAGGGCCGCGAGTCTCAGATCAGAATAATTCTGAACAAGGCAGACAGCCTGGCCACCCAGGAGCTCATGCGAGTCTATGGGGCCTTGTTTTGGAGCCTGGCCCCACTGATCAATGTCACGGAGCCCCCGCGGGTTTATGTCAGCTCCTTTTGGGCTCAGGACTACCAGCCGGACACTCACAGAGACCTTTTCCTAAAAGAAGAGATCTCGCTCCTGGAAGACCTCAACCAGGTGATTGAAAACCGGCTGGAGAACAAGATTGCCTTCATCCGCCAGCATGCTATCAGGGTCCGGATCCACGCGCTCCTCGTTGACCGCTACTTGCAAACCTATAAGGATAAAATGACCTTCTTCAGCGATGGAGAACTAGTGTTCAAGGACATAGTGGAGGATCCAGACAAATTCTACATCTTCAAGTCTATTCTGGCCAAGACCAATGTCAGCAAGTTTGACCTCCCTAATCGTGAGGCCTACAAGGACTTCTTTGGGATCAACCCGATCAGCTCCTTCAAGCTCCTCGCCCAGCAGTGCTCCTACATGGGAGGCTGTTTCCTGGAGAAGATCGAAAGGGCCATCACCCATGACCTGCCTGACCTCTTGGGTAGCGTAGGCCTGGGGAAAAAGCCCAGCGTCCTCTCCTGTGACACCACAGGGTGTGGGGAAACGCCAAAGAACCGTTACAAGAAACATTAA